A window from Candidatus Gracilibacteria bacterium encodes these proteins:
- a CDS encoding histidine triad nucleotide-binding protein, which translates to MEKTLFQKIIDKELPADFVFEDERCIAIKDLYPKAPVHFLVIPRKPIPSIEDLQEEDRDLVAHLIFVGKQLAKQYKCAGYRLQFNVGEKGGQVIFHLHLHVMGWLGSSAEPSLFLF; encoded by the coding sequence ATGGAAAAAACTCTTTTTCAAAAAATCATCGATAAAGAACTGCCCGCCGATTTTGTATTTGAAGATGAACGGTGCATCGCCATAAAGGATCTTTACCCAAAGGCTCCCGTCCATTTTTTGGTGATTCCCCGCAAGCCCATTCCCAGCATCGAAGACCTCCAAGAAGAAGATCGAGACCTCGTGGCGCATTTGATTTTTGTGGGCAAACAGCTCGCCAAACAATACAAGTGCGCAGGCTACCGCCTCCAATTCAATGTTGGCGAAAAAGGCGGCCAGGTGATCTTCCACCTGCACCTTCATGTAATGGGGTGGCTCTGATCCTCGGCGGAGCCGAGTCTGTTCCTGTTCTAA
- a CDS encoding sigma factor-like helix-turn-helix DNA-binding protein, with protein sequence MSISLKANTPVLKLNLTEIIEDIFMVLTEKEREVVVQRFSLDNKDRRTLESIGRSFNVTRERVRQIEKIALGKLKRTVNSSKLRFIHEVAEAILRENGGLLLEEELTRKILNMIENTMEVDRSIVRLSLTICPGLSYIEKNNMIKVSWHLSSISPEVIMDLLEHAQTVFNQKKELMDEKAVVTELKKHKHAQTYSFEDEFFAALLQMDERIKKTELGYGLMVWRHINPKSIRDKALIVLRRENKPLHFVDIAKKIMDAHFDAKKVTVQAVHNELIRYPQFVLVGRGLYALKEWGFEDGTVTDIIESLLAKKSPLSKQDIIKGVLKQRRVKKGTISLNLQKNPQFIRVGRAVYDLDLSKKN encoded by the coding sequence ATGTCCATCTCACTGAAAGCAAACACTCCTGTACTCAAACTCAATTTGACAGAGATCATCGAAGATATTTTCATGGTCCTCACGGAAAAGGAACGAGAAGTGGTGGTGCAAAGGTTTTCACTGGACAACAAGGATCGCCGTACGCTCGAAAGCATCGGCCGTTCCTTTAATGTGACCCGCGAACGCGTTCGACAAATCGAAAAAATCGCCCTCGGAAAACTCAAACGAACCGTGAACAGCAGTAAACTTCGTTTCATTCACGAAGTGGCGGAAGCCATTTTACGAGAAAATGGGGGATTGCTTTTGGAGGAAGAGCTCACTCGAAAAATTCTGAACATGATTGAAAACACCATGGAAGTGGATCGTTCAATCGTACGACTTTCCCTCACTATTTGTCCCGGACTTTCTTACATCGAAAAGAACAACATGATCAAAGTGAGCTGGCACTTGAGCAGCATTTCTCCGGAAGTGATTATGGATCTTTTGGAGCACGCGCAAACCGTCTTCAATCAAAAGAAAGAGCTCATGGATGAAAAAGCGGTTGTGACCGAACTTAAGAAACACAAACACGCGCAAACCTACAGCTTTGAAGATGAATTTTTTGCGGCGCTGCTCCAAATGGATGAACGCATCAAAAAGACCGAACTGGGCTACGGACTGATGGTGTGGAGACACATCAACCCCAAGAGCATCCGAGACAAGGCTTTGATTGTGCTCCGCAGAGAGAACAAACCTCTGCACTTTGTGGACATTGCAAAAAAGATCATGGATGCGCATTTCGATGCAAAAAAAGTAACGGTTCAAGCCGTTCACAACGAACTCATCCGTTACCCTCAATTTGTATTGGTGGGTCGTGGACTGTATGCGCTCAAGGAATGGGGATTTGAAGATGGAACCGTAACGGACATCATCGAATCTTTGCTTGCAAAGAAAAGCCCTCTCAGCAAACAAGACATCATCAAAGGAGTGCTCAAACAACGCCGTGTGAAGAAGGGAACCATTTCCCTCAATCTTCAAAAGAATCCACAGTTCATTCGTGTGGGTCGCGCGGTCTACGATTTGGACCTTTCTAAAAAGAACTAG
- the dnaE gene encoding DNA polymerase III subunit alpha translates to MSFVHLHNHTHYSILTALAKPDQYIKIAKEQGAPAVAITDNGVMYGAIEFYKAAKAAGIKAILGVEMYIAPLGRENKTPENRYNSLVLLARNNEGYQNLLKLSTFAALEGFYYKPRVDDELLEKYGAGLIALSGSLGGGIPRAILENNMEGAKALIERYQGIFGKDYFFLELQHHPEVANWSIVNSKLLTLAEETGAPLVAANDCHYAYPEDSEAHDVLICVQNQKTVQDEHRFRFTGNYAMRSPEDMEEAFRFCPEALSNTVKIADMCEVKLEFGHYQIPIFDTGGVDPQVYLRELCDKGFEERYGKTPSPEARERLEFELDTIHKMGFDTYFLIVHDFIRYAKEKNIVVGPGRGSAAGSIIAYCLRITELDPLAHGLLFERFLNPERISMPDIDVDFADNRRDEVLRYVTQKYGEDHVAQIITFGTLAPKAAIRDAGRALAYSYGEVDAIAKKVPPAILGKYAPLQESVQSDPELSKLYQSDEHAKEVLDTAIKLEGTIRQVGTHACAVIISRDPLMEHTPIQKATGEKEGVITQYSMKPCEELGLLKMDFLGLSNLSIIETTLGILKRTRPDLVLDLARLPIDDEKTYELLKRGETTGVFQLESGGMKRYLRDLKPTEFGDIIAMVSLYRPGPMQFISVYIDGKHGKKKVTYLHPSLEAVLKETYGIAIYQEQILEIAKRFAGFSLGEADLLRRAIGKKVAKELVAQRQKFIEGAVAQGNQKKLAEKIFDEVIEPFAGYGFNKSHAACYALIAFQTAYLKAHYPAEFMAALLTSDADNTDRIVVEIQECRNMGIAVLPPSVNESRSHFTVVDDKTIRFGLTAIKGMGVGPVHEIINAREKEGPFTGLENFAKRVPAKLLNKKSIQCLAYAGAMDGMGERAELAANTDEISNYAKNIQASLSEGQTDIFGVISDSETAKLKLTPVPAADSSQRFRWEKEYMGLYISGHPLQGLKRYFQGKGKLIGSLNEKSVGKKIKVTGLVAQLRKVMTKSGRYMAMGELEDPTARVPFVLFPQAYDAHGALLDEDKVYSMEGRLDMRGEDFQVIVDKLVPLSLENILNSAHEKDLFDPEEHLVGVPSLRSEEKPEELETPDGEVGPYIIKLEEGCDPAALQKLKPLLEAHKGETTVEIHIPSGTVLKRVKVPFGVNMADAEVQAELKKLLGL, encoded by the coding sequence ATGAGCTTTGTTCACCTTCACAATCACACTCACTACAGCATTCTTACGGCCCTCGCCAAGCCCGATCAATATATAAAGATCGCCAAAGAACAAGGAGCACCCGCTGTGGCGATTACGGACAACGGCGTTATGTATGGGGCTATTGAGTTTTATAAGGCGGCGAAGGCGGCCGGCATCAAGGCTATTTTGGGTGTGGAAATGTACATTGCACCCTTGGGACGCGAGAATAAAACCCCGGAAAACCGTTACAATTCCTTGGTTCTTTTGGCTCGAAATAATGAGGGCTACCAAAACCTCCTCAAGCTCTCGACCTTTGCGGCTTTGGAAGGCTTTTATTACAAACCGCGTGTTGATGATGAACTTTTGGAAAAATACGGGGCCGGGCTCATTGCTCTTTCGGGCAGTTTGGGAGGAGGAATTCCCCGAGCGATTTTGGAAAACAATATGGAAGGAGCCAAGGCCCTTATAGAAAGATACCAGGGTATTTTTGGCAAAGACTATTTTTTCCTGGAGCTGCAGCATCATCCCGAAGTGGCCAACTGGAGCATTGTGAACAGCAAACTGCTGACCTTGGCGGAAGAAACCGGGGCTCCCCTTGTGGCCGCCAACGATTGTCATTACGCCTACCCGGAGGACAGCGAAGCTCACGATGTGCTCATTTGTGTGCAAAATCAAAAAACCGTGCAAGACGAGCACCGGTTTCGCTTCACCGGGAACTACGCCATGCGCTCCCCGGAAGATATGGAAGAGGCCTTTCGGTTTTGCCCGGAAGCGCTGAGCAACACGGTTAAAATTGCCGATATGTGTGAGGTGAAACTTGAGTTTGGACACTATCAAATTCCGATTTTTGATACCGGAGGGGTGGATCCTCAAGTCTATTTAAGAGAGCTTTGCGACAAGGGTTTTGAAGAAAGATATGGCAAAACACCCTCCCCCGAAGCCAGGGAACGGCTCGAGTTTGAATTGGACACCATCCACAAGATGGGCTTTGACACCTATTTTTTGATCGTTCATGATTTTATTCGTTACGCGAAAGAAAAAAACATTGTGGTGGGGCCGGGGCGTGGAAGTGCCGCCGGATCCATTATTGCCTACTGTTTAAGGATCACCGAGCTCGACCCCCTCGCCCACGGTTTACTTTTTGAACGATTTTTGAATCCGGAGCGCATCAGTATGCCGGATATTGATGTGGATTTTGCGGACAATCGCCGAGATGAAGTTTTGCGCTATGTGACGCAAAAATATGGAGAGGATCATGTGGCGCAAATCATTACTTTTGGAACTTTGGCCCCCAAGGCGGCCATCCGAGACGCGGGACGGGCGCTGGCTTACAGTTATGGAGAAGTGGATGCCATTGCCAAAAAAGTTCCCCCCGCCATCTTGGGCAAATACGCGCCCTTGCAGGAATCTGTGCAGAGCGACCCTGAACTTTCCAAGCTCTACCAAAGCGATGAACATGCCAAGGAAGTCTTGGACACCGCCATTAAACTGGAGGGAACGATTCGGCAAGTGGGAACCCACGCATGTGCCGTGATCATTTCCAGGGATCCACTCATGGAACACACGCCCATCCAAAAAGCCACCGGAGAAAAGGAGGGCGTGATCACTCAATATTCTATGAAACCGTGCGAGGAACTTGGCTTGCTTAAGATGGACTTCTTGGGTCTCAGCAACTTGAGTATTATTGAAACGACTCTTGGAATTTTAAAGCGCACGCGGCCCGATTTGGTTTTGGATTTGGCTCGGCTGCCGATCGATGACGAAAAAACTTATGAACTCTTGAAACGGGGAGAAACCACCGGAGTCTTCCAGTTGGAGTCCGGCGGGATGAAACGATATTTGCGGGACCTCAAACCCACGGAATTCGGCGACATCATCGCCATGGTTTCTTTGTACCGTCCTGGGCCCATGCAGTTTATTTCCGTGTACATCGATGGGAAACATGGAAAGAAAAAGGTGACTTATTTGCATCCTTCGCTGGAAGCGGTGCTCAAGGAAACTTATGGAATCGCCATTTATCAGGAACAAATTTTGGAAATCGCCAAGCGCTTCGCCGGCTTTTCACTTGGGGAAGCGGACTTGCTCCGCAGAGCTATAGGGAAAAAAGTGGCCAAAGAACTCGTGGCTCAAAGACAGAAATTTATTGAGGGGGCTGTGGCGCAAGGCAACCAAAAAAAATTGGCAGAAAAGATCTTTGATGAAGTGATCGAGCCTTTTGCCGGATATGGTTTCAACAAGTCCCACGCGGCCTGTTACGCGCTCATCGCTTTTCAAACCGCTTACCTCAAGGCGCATTACCCCGCGGAGTTTATGGCCGCTTTGCTCACTTCCGATGCCGACAACACGGATCGAATCGTGGTGGAAATTCAGGAGTGCCGCAACATGGGCATCGCCGTGCTCCCCCCCAGTGTGAACGAATCCCGATCCCATTTCACCGTGGTGGATGATAAAACCATTCGTTTTGGACTCACCGCTATTAAAGGGATGGGCGTTGGCCCCGTGCACGAAATCATCAATGCTCGAGAAAAAGAAGGCCCCTTCACCGGTTTGGAAAATTTTGCAAAACGAGTTCCCGCCAAACTGCTCAACAAAAAAAGTATTCAGTGCTTGGCCTATGCGGGGGCGATGGATGGTATGGGAGAACGGGCCGAATTGGCCGCCAATACGGATGAAATCAGCAATTATGCCAAGAATATTCAGGCCTCTCTTTCCGAAGGACAAACCGACATTTTTGGCGTGATTTCCGATTCCGAAACGGCGAAGCTCAAGCTCACTCCCGTCCCTGCGGCCGACAGCAGTCAACGCTTCCGCTGGGAAAAAGAATACATGGGGCTTTACATCAGCGGACATCCTCTCCAGGGTCTCAAGCGCTATTTCCAGGGCAAGGGAAAGCTCATCGGCTCTTTGAATGAGAAATCTGTTGGAAAGAAAATAAAAGTCACCGGTCTTGTGGCTCAGCTCAGAAAAGTGATGACCAAATCCGGCCGCTACATGGCCATGGGAGAGCTGGAAGATCCCACCGCTCGCGTGCCTTTTGTGCTTTTCCCCCAAGCCTATGATGCTCATGGTGCCTTGCTGGACGAAGATAAGGTTTATTCCATGGAAGGTCGCCTCGACATGCGAGGTGAAGATTTTCAAGTGATTGTGGACAAGCTCGTTCCGCTCTCTTTAGAAAACATCCTCAATTCCGCTCACGAAAAAGATCTTTTTGATCCCGAGGAGCATCTGGTGGGCGTTCCCTCCTTGCGCAGTGAAGAAAAACCGGAAGAGCTTGAAACTCCGGATGGCGAAGTGGGCCCTTATATCATCAAACTTGAAGAGGGCTGTGACCCCGCCGCTTTGCAAAAACTCAAACCTCTCCTGGAGGCGCACAAAGGCGAGACCACCGTGGAAATCCACATTCCTTCCGGCACTGTTTTAAAGCGAGTCAAAGTGCCTTTTGGTGTGAACATGGCCGATGCTGAAGTGCAGGCGGAACTCAAGAAATTGCTGGGACTGTAG
- a CDS encoding type II toxin-antitoxin system PemK/MazF family toxin, protein MYEKNFDMWNEKKKKVDKKRILESFYFHEREIWWCTLGVNIGVEIDGKNTYFERPVLIIKKFNGMMFWGIPLTSKVNSNPHLLLIHHSEGTSLANLTQLRVFSSKRIHRKLGFIDKKSFSEVLFRLKNYL, encoded by the coding sequence ATGTACGAAAAGAATTTTGATATGTGGAATGAGAAGAAAAAGAAAGTAGATAAGAAAAGAATCTTGGAATCATTTTATTTCCATGAGAGGGAAATATGGTGGTGCACGCTCGGCGTAAATATTGGCGTAGAAATAGATGGAAAGAATACTTATTTTGAACGCCCAGTTCTTATAATTAAAAAATTCAATGGAATGATGTTTTGGGGCATACCACTTACCTCGAAAGTCAACTCTAATCCTCATCTCCTTTTAATTCATCACAGTGAAGGTACTTCTTTAGCTAATCTGACTCAACTTCGAGTTTTCAGTTCCAAGCGAATACATCGCAAACTTGGCTTTATAGATAAGAAAAGCTTTTCTGAAGTGCTATTCCGGCTGAAGAATTATTTATAA
- the aspS gene encoding aspartate--tRNA ligase, whose translation MYRTHTCGELRPSHEGQTVTLSGWVHRRRDHGELIFIDLRDRYGLTQIVFNPAENAAAHKIAEEARPEFVLKVTGKVGTRPAGLENKDMATGAIEVAVSEAEILNKSKTPPFEIDQNKEVNEEIRLKYRYLDLRKDRLKNNILFRHKFIKRLRDLMDERGFCEVETPMLMKGTPEGSREFIVPARLYPGTFYVLPQSPQQLKQLLMVAGMDKYFQIARCFRDEDSRGDRQPEFTQLDLEMSFVEEEDVIALNEEVLTILLKELVPEKEILQTPFPRLTWHEAMSRFGTDKPDMRFGMEIKDVTELVKDCDFKVFADAAAKGFVKCLTVQGGAEFSRKEIDDMTEIAKVYGAKGLAYIQMEAEGPKSPIAKFFKPEELEALIKAADAKTGDIIFFSASESFEVVCNSLGYVRLACGDRFQLRDPNKLALLWIVDFPLFETSDEGRLVSAHHPFTSPKDDQIEKLDTDPKTVLAKAYDIAMNGSEIGGGSIRIHSPIVQEKIFKTLGISNIEIERRFGHILEAFSYGAPPHGGIAWGLDRIVMLLRDEPNIREVIAFPKDSKAKDLLTGAPSALPDETLKEMHVKCVEEE comes from the coding sequence ATGTATCGAACGCACACCTGTGGAGAACTTCGCCCTTCTCATGAAGGCCAGACCGTGACCCTGAGCGGATGGGTGCATCGCCGCCGTGACCACGGAGAATTGATTTTTATTGATCTTCGAGATCGTTACGGGCTCACGCAGATTGTGTTCAACCCTGCCGAGAATGCCGCCGCGCACAAGATTGCGGAGGAAGCGCGCCCCGAGTTTGTGCTCAAAGTGACCGGGAAAGTGGGGACTCGCCCCGCCGGACTCGAAAACAAGGACATGGCCACCGGAGCCATTGAAGTGGCTGTGAGTGAGGCTGAAATTTTGAACAAATCCAAAACGCCTCCTTTTGAAATCGACCAAAATAAGGAGGTGAATGAGGAAATTCGTCTCAAGTACCGTTACCTGGATCTGCGCAAAGATCGTTTGAAAAACAACATCCTTTTCCGCCACAAGTTCATCAAACGCCTACGCGACCTCATGGACGAACGCGGATTCTGTGAAGTGGAAACACCCATGCTCATGAAGGGAACGCCCGAGGGATCCCGCGAATTCATTGTGCCCGCCCGTCTCTACCCGGGGACTTTTTATGTGCTTCCCCAGTCGCCTCAACAGCTCAAACAGCTTTTGATGGTGGCCGGAATGGACAAATATTTCCAGATCGCCCGCTGTTTCCGTGACGAAGATTCCCGTGGAGACCGCCAGCCCGAATTCACCCAGCTCGACCTCGAAATGTCTTTTGTGGAAGAAGAAGATGTGATTGCTCTCAACGAAGAAGTGCTGACGATTTTGCTCAAAGAGCTCGTGCCCGAAAAAGAAATTCTGCAAACGCCGTTTCCCCGTCTCACCTGGCACGAAGCCATGAGCCGCTTTGGAACCGATAAGCCCGACATGCGCTTTGGAATGGAAATTAAGGATGTGACCGAGCTCGTGAAAGACTGCGACTTCAAGGTTTTTGCCGATGCCGCCGCAAAAGGATTCGTGAAATGCCTCACGGTGCAAGGTGGTGCCGAGTTCAGCCGCAAGGAAATCGACGACATGACCGAAATCGCCAAGGTCTATGGAGCCAAGGGTCTCGCCTACATTCAAATGGAAGCCGAAGGTCCCAAGTCCCCCATTGCGAAATTTTTTAAGCCTGAAGAGCTCGAAGCCCTGATAAAGGCTGCCGACGCAAAGACCGGAGACATCATTTTCTTCTCCGCCAGCGAAAGCTTTGAGGTGGTTTGTAACTCTCTGGGTTATGTGCGCCTCGCCTGTGGCGACCGTTTCCAACTCCGCGATCCCAATAAACTCGCTCTGCTCTGGATTGTGGACTTCCCTTTGTTCGAAACCAGCGACGAAGGCCGCCTCGTTTCCGCCCACCACCCTTTCACCAGCCCCAAGGACGACCAGATTGAAAAACTCGACACCGACCCCAAAACCGTCCTCGCCAAAGCCTACGACATCGCCATGAACGGCAGCGAAATCGGCGGAGGTTCCATCCGTATCCACTCCCCTATTGTTCAAGAAAAAATCTTCAAAACTTTAGGCATTAGCAACATCGAAATCGAACGCCGCTTCGGCCACATTCTGGAAGCTTTCTCTTACGGCGCGCCTCCCCACGGAGGAATCGCTTGGGGCCTCGACCGCATCGTCATGCTTTTGAGGGACGAGCCCAATATTCGAGAGGTGATTGCCTTTCCAAAGGACAGCAAGGCGAAGGACTTGCTCACCGGAGCACCCAGCGCGTTACCAGATGAGACGCTGAAGGAGATGCATGTGAAGTGCGTGGAGGAGGAGTAG
- a CDS encoding SprT family zinc-dependent metalloprotease yields the protein MKISTFKYGKYSYEYYLVFQDRKTIALTVQPSLNIILKCPIGYDIDKIDKFLKRKWLWLEKQVQYFKKYQKKVAQKEYVSGESFLYLGRQYKLLVKSGETPQVKLEKGRITVFTTESPQNRSVNKAILDEWFELRMKSVFTARLEEVIKDFNNDRIPELITRKMTKRWGSYLSNKKIILNPLLIRASKDCIDYVITHELCHMKHKNHNKNFFKLQESVVPNWKEVKEKLELRFL from the coding sequence ATGAAAATAAGTACATTCAAATATGGGAAATATTCATATGAATATTATTTAGTATTTCAGGATCGTAAGACAATTGCATTAACGGTTCAGCCGAGCTTAAACATCATTTTAAAATGCCCTATTGGTTATGATATTGATAAAATTGATAAATTCCTAAAAAGAAAATGGTTGTGGCTGGAAAAACAAGTGCAGTACTTCAAAAAGTATCAGAAAAAGGTGGCTCAAAAAGAATATGTTTCAGGCGAAAGTTTTCTATACCTTGGACGGCAATACAAGCTTCTGGTGAAATCAGGAGAAACTCCACAAGTTAAACTCGAAAAGGGAAGGATAACTGTATTTACAACGGAATCACCTCAAAATCGAAGTGTGAACAAGGCAATACTTGATGAATGGTTTGAGCTGAGGATGAAATCAGTTTTTACAGCTCGGCTGGAAGAGGTGATTAAAGATTTTAATAATGATCGCATACCTGAGCTCATCACAAGAAAAATGACAAAACGGTGGGGAAGCTATTTATCCAACAAAAAAATCATTCTCAATCCTTTACTTATACGAGCATCGAAAGATTGCATTGATTATGTGATCACACACGAACTTTGTCACATGAAACACAAGAATCACAACAAGAATTTCTTTAAGCTTCAAGAATCAGTCGTTCCTAATTGGAAAGAAGTGAAAGAAAAACTTGAATTAAGATTTTTGTAA